A stretch of Eleutherodactylus coqui strain aEleCoq1 chromosome 2, aEleCoq1.hap1, whole genome shotgun sequence DNA encodes these proteins:
- the PIGB gene encoding GPI mannosyltransferase 3, which produces MEAMRSRRAGAVQLRKRRSKLYSKEEAAAGAAGLFGESVYFVVFAVVFRVVNCGLVQTSFVPDEYWQAIEVAHNMTFNYGYLTWEWNEGLRGFTYPLLFAVLYKVLYWTGKDDVSFLIWLPRLLQAVFSSIADVRLYGLVRRMENSHVAKWVYLSQLCSWFTWYCSSRTLTNTMETVLGTLALYYYPLEGSPTKNSTKYLLFVALAFLVRPTALILWVPLLLYHFSKEQKKLDLLIHQCLPVGLLTLGGSLIIDWMYYGKWTIVQWNFLKFNVVQNLGSFYGSHPWHWYVTQGFPVIIGTHLPFFVHGCMVAPRRYRILLVAIVWTLLIYSTLSHKEFRFIYPVLPLCMIFCGFSFSNIKRWKKAAIGLLVLSNLLPALYTGLIHQRGALDIMTNVQQLCHKENSSLLVLMPCHSIPYYSHVHCPIKMNFLECPPDLEDHDTYIDEADVFYASPLAWLNAEFYDSRRLPTHLVLFSVLEQEISPFLTRNNYVRAASVFHTHLPEGRIGSHIYLYEQQVL; this is translated from the exons ATGGAGGCGATGAGGAGCCGGAGAGCGGGCGCCGTGCAGCTCAGGAAGCGGAGGTCCAAGCTGTACAGCAAGGAGGAGGCGGCGGCCGGAGCAGCAG GCCTCTTCGGAGAAAGCGTTTACTTTGTCGTGTTCGCGGTGGTATTTCGGGTTGTGAATTGCGGTTTAGTACAGACCAGCTTTGTCCCTGATGAATACTGGCAGGCCATTGAAGTGGCACATAATATGACTTTCAA TTATGGCTACTTAACATGGGAGTGGAATGAAGGGTTGAGGGGGTTCACATACCCCCTGCTGTTTGCTGTTCTTTATAAAGTGTTATATTGGACTGGCAAGGATGACGTCTCCTTTCTG ATTTGGCTTCCACGACTCCTACAGGCTGTGTTCTCCAGCATCGCGGATGTCAGACTATACGGTCTAGTGAGGCGCATGGAGAATTCACATGTGGCAAAATGGGTG TACTTAAGTCAGCTGTGCTCTTGGTTTACATGGTACTGCTCCTCCAGAACCCTAACCAATACAATGGAGACCGTGCTTGGCACTCTGGCTTTGTATTACTACCCCCTGGAAGGGTCACCTACGAAGAACAG CACCAAGTACTTGCTCTTCGTGGCTCTGGCCTTTCTTGTCCGGCCGACTGCACTAATTCTTTGGGTTCCGCTGCTTTTATACCATTTTTCTAAAGAGCAGAAGAAATTAGACTTACTAATTCATCAGTGTCTACCAGTTGG ATTACTTACACTTGGAGGCTCGCTAATAATTGACTGGATGTACTATGGCAAG TGGACAATCGTTCAGTGGAATTTTTTGAAGTTTAATGTGGTCCAAAATCTTGGCTCTTTCTATGGGTCTCACCCCTGGCACTGGTACGTCACTCAGGGATTTCCAGTCATCATTGGCACACACTTGCCATTCTTTGTACACGGCTGTATGGTGGCACCAAGAAGATACCGTATTCTACTAGTAGCTATCGTTTGGactctcctaatatatag CACTTTGAGCCATAAAGAATTCCGCTTTATCTACCCGGTGCTCCCGCTCTGCATGATCTTCTGCG GTTTTTCATTTTCAAATATTAAacgctggaagaaagcagccattggTCTTCTAGTTTTATCAAATCTGCTGCCTGCTCTCTACACGGGGCTGATTCACCAGAGAGGAGCCTTGGACATAATGACCAACGTTCAACAGCTATGTCACAAGGAGAATTCCTCCCTTCTAGTTCTCATGCCTTGTCACTCTATTCCCTACTACAG ccatgtTCATTGCCCCATTAAGATGAACTTCCTTGAGTGTCCTCCGGATTTAGAAGACCATGATACATATATTGATGAAGCTGATGTATTTTATGCGAGTCCCCTGGCCTGGCTCAATGCAGAATTTTATGATTCCAGGCGCTTACCAACACACTTAGTTCTGTTCAGTGTTCtggaacag GAAATTAGCCCATTTCTGACCAGAAACAATTATGTAAGAGCAGCTTCAGTATTCCACACTCATCTACCGGAAGGTCGAATTGGAAGTCACATCTACTTATATGAACAGCAAGTGCTATGA
- the PIGBOS1 gene encoding protein PIGBOS1: protein MIRRLTYGQLFLGMLLGFAGGVYIYKPMFEKYLSQRKALDSDVPTADAGKQENE, encoded by the coding sequence ATGATACGCCGGCTTACCTACGGCCAGCTCTTCTTGGGGATGTTACTAGGGTTTGCAGGCGGTGTCTACATCTACAAGCCCATGTTTGAGAAGTACCTATCCCAGAGGAAGGCACTAGACTCTGATGTTCCCACCGCAGATGCTGGGAAACAAGAAAATGAATGA